TGTGGACGAGGTGAAACTCCATATTTCTTCCTGCAATCTGTTGCAAATTCTTCATAATCAAACTCGCTCGGAGGGAACATGCTCTCGTTGGAACAAGTCATTGGCATCACCATCTCTGTACAAGCCTTCATTCAAGTTAAAGCAGAAGGTGAATTTTGGTTTCACAATCAGAAGAGTTCTAATCAATCAAATCATAATGAAACTTCTGAAGTAAGACATAAATAGGATTGGCAGTGGCTTCAAGGAAACCAACAGACCTGCCAGTTCCAACCACTAAGACCGTGAAGATCGGGTCCGTTTTCCAGGTTAAAGCATTTCTCTCCATGTGAGTAATTGTAATACAAGCTCGCAGCAGCAAAAACCTTGTCAAGCTTGCTAGTTTCTGGTGCAAATGCGTCAATAATCTTACACATCTTCATCAATCATAAccaatggtaaaaaaaaaagtgttttagatATCTTTGAATGATCTTATACGAAGATTTAGAATGTGAGATAAATCACAATTTATAAGTTATATAAATCTCGATCTCACCTCTTGTATAGGATAGGCAGGCAATGGCCTCATAAAATTCGCTTCAGTCGGGTAATTTACCATTGTAGTGTAGACAAATGCTGACCATAACCAGTCTCGAACTGAGGATACTGAATGAAGGTTCCTGTATTTCCCCCGGCAGAACAGAGGAAACATACCGTTAGTTCTTATTAACAGCTTATTCAAATTGGGAATTGTGAAGAGGGAGGTTGCAGCTAACAAAACTGAAAATACAAAGTCCTTTTTACTTGCAAGTTCTGAATGTTTTACTTAGTTCAGCCAACCCCTCTTCAGTAAATGCTTGCTGAAGCTCTGCCCAACTCCCTTTTATCACTTCATAGCAATTCAAGCTAGCATCCTGCCAGCATAAAACTAATGAGAAAGAATAAGTAGTATAGATGAGCaatgaaataaaagaaactGAGCATGTTTTGACGGATCGGCCACAAAGACAAGAGAAAGTAAGAGAGACCTTGAAATCCTGAGAAACGGCATCATAGAAGCTTGACCTCGGTACGATGTTATCAAAGTGTAAAATGGGTGCTGAAGATGCCAAAGCTCCAATAGTAATATGTGGGTATTTCATTCTAAACCAGGCTGCTAGCACTGAGAGGTAAACCCGGAAATAGATAAGATTCTGATGTCAAGAATTAAAAATGATATGATATTGTGGAAATCTTCCATTGTCTTTTCAACATCACCAAAACAATTGGTAAAatgtgtcacaagtttcttaTGAATAACAGTTCCTAAACTCATGTAATCTACCTGCAAAGGTTCCTCATTATCATTAGACCATAGATGTTTAACTATCAAAGTCACTTAAAGCAAATTTTGACATGTTGACACCTAAGGAGTCAGGGACGGATCTTCATTGTTGACTATTCGGCAAAAAGTAAATGTATAATCTAAAAACTCAAGATTTGGAGATACCAATTTGTTACAACTAAGACATAGTTGTATAAGCAATCACTTAACAAGTACCATGATGTATTACACATGCTTTGTCTTGGTAAGTTATAGATGCTCATACAGTTAAACAGTCAAAGTAAAAAAGCTGAATGTTGCATCAGGTTTTGGCTTACAACCAAGTAAACTCACTCATCCCATCAAAAAATTAGCAAAGCAAACTAAGAGATCAAAATGGTGAACTTTTTTTTACTTACTTCCTCCATAAGAC
This DNA window, taken from Benincasa hispida cultivar B227 chromosome 6, ASM972705v1, whole genome shotgun sequence, encodes the following:
- the LOC120079418 gene encoding lysosomal Pro-X carboxypeptidase isoform X2, which produces MELQSSFTLAMRVTLNGLLPILVSCRILLQNSMPFWFLLKFYGESKPFGMDSYNSAETLGYLTSQQALADYAVLIRSLKQNLSSEASPVVVFGGSYGGMLAAWFRMKYPHITIGALASSAPILHFDNIVPRSSFYDAVSQDFKDASLNCYEVIKGSWAELQQAFTEEGLAELSKTFRTCKNLHSVSSVRDWLWSAFVYTTMVNYPTEANFMRPLPAYPIQEMCKIIDAFAPETSKLDKVFAAASLYYNYSHGEKCFNLENGPDLHGLSGWNWQACTEMVMPMTCSNESMFPPSEFDYEEFATDCRKKYGVSPRPHWITTEFGGERIEEVLKRFGSNIIFSNGMQDPWSRGGVLRNISTSIVAIVTEKGAHHVDFRSATKDDPDWLVEQRRQEVEIIHQWINVYYADMKQDKKFI